The Hyphomicrobium sp. MC1 genome window below encodes:
- a CDS encoding response regulator: MRPLQVLLVEDELLIAMLFAEVLEDMGHTVCAMESSEADAVAAAAKFNPDLIIADAKLRKGSGIAALATILLSGHVPHMFVSGDVSSVRAARPDAIVMQKPFFAADLARAVELAMDAKAAGA, from the coding sequence ATGAGACCGCTTCAGGTACTTCTCGTGGAAGATGAACTGTTGATTGCAATGCTGTTCGCCGAAGTCCTTGAGGACATGGGCCATACTGTGTGTGCGATGGAAAGCTCGGAGGCCGATGCCGTCGCGGCGGCTGCGAAATTCAATCCGGACCTGATCATCGCCGATGCCAAGCTGCGGAAGGGCAGCGGGATCGCAGCCCTCGCAACAATACTGCTTAGTGGGCATGTGCCGCACATGTTCGTCAGCGGTGACGTTTCAAGCGTTCGCGCAGCTAGGCCCGACGCCATCGTGATGCAGAAACCGTTCTTCGCTGCCGACCTTGCTCGGGCTGTGGAATTGGCAATGGACGCCAAGGCTGCGGGCGCCTAG